In Camelina sativa cultivar DH55 chromosome 17, Cs, whole genome shotgun sequence, the genomic stretch acatattttcccgccaaaaagttttcgaaaaaattttcccgccaaaaaattttcccaccaaaatgtttcccgccaaaaaaaaattacaaggtgtttataaggcttttataaggtagaaaccttataaaagccttataaacaccttgtaaaggcttttacaagatttttttaagagttttaaaaggttttttaaacaatttgtaaacgcttttacaagatttttaaaatgtttttaaaaggttttaaaaggtttttaaaaggtttttaaaaggttttcaaatggtttttaaaaaaattttaaaaggtttttaaacaccttgtaaacgcttttacaatgtttttaaaaaccttgtaaaagtttttataagatttttaaaaggattttaaacaccttgtaaacacttcttttaaaagctttttaaaagcatttacaaactttttaaaagcatttacaaggtttttaaaagcgtttacaatgtgtttaaaaaccttttaaaaaccttgtaaacgcttttaaaagttttttaaaagcgtttacaatatttttaaaaggtataaatttcaatatttttggcgggaaaaattttcgattttggcgggaaatttttttcgattttgatgactgtacattcttgctgtcactcaaaaagggtaatttggtcattttgtatataaagaggggtagttttaaaaatggtcaacatgaaggagtatttttaaaaagaggtatggaaaaaggggcatttttgagaatgccccaaaaaatatgcatttgattaataataagtattataagaaaattctaaacaatttgtaaataaaataaaataaagatgataggagaattataatttgaaatcttaataaaatcttcgaatttagttattaaaataattgtattgtatacttggatataaaatcttagttttcaaaattctgaattgtttatatatatatatatatatatatatttttaaatattagtaatttcgtctataatttattagaaataattttttaaagattttttttaatatttgatctgtaaatgttttttaattaattatatttatttaaattagttaattaagcttaattaatttttctaatggtaattgaatgtaattttttacacattttaaggttagtttcatatttgtacttcccaattaatatagtaggattataaaagatatttgatttttaattttattacaaGATTACAAATAATGATATATTAGACCATTTTTCAATGAAAATGTATTTAGTTATTTGTGTTGATAAATTTCAAACTATGAGACTACAACAATGttagttttcaaatttgataaatttcttttagtttttttttcactttactgaaaataggctaaaaaaaaaatcaaggttgGTTCCAATTTtactttcttgattttttatgCATTATCTTTTTTTCATTATGTCTTATTGATTATTCATTATACTTTTGTTTAggtaaatattaatatcttattattttataaattaataataacggaactataataattattttataaactgaacaaaacaataatttgaaattaaaatatataatcatttataaattttagaaattatacTTTCCAATGTGTTATTTTGCCCAGTTTTTCTACATCACAactattctataaaaaaaaaacacaaacaaacaaatatctGTTGCAAATTACATTCtactttataatataataaaatatgctttaacaaaaatatgctttaaccaaaaaaaaaaaaatgctttaacaaaaaaaaatataataaaatatgttaaataattactttaaaaattgttatttagATTACTGAAAAGAGGTATGAATCAAACGATGATCTACAAATAACCAATGATCATAATTTACACACAAACGACTGAATTATTTCACACACAAAAAGTTAATTCAAAGAATTATAACCAATGATCACTATTTACGACTTCGGAAACAAAAGAGGGGATAAgcttaaattattatttggcataaaaattattatttggcataaatattatttaggtaaaaatttttaaattattatttggaaacaaaagagGGGATAAGCTTAAATTATCATATAACtgattaaattattattttcggATGAATAGTGAATACCAGTAATTACATAAAATCATAGTTTTAGGTAAAAGCAAAACCAATGtgacaaatttttatttggcATGTTAATTAGCTTGTAATTTGTTATAATAATCTGATTACAACCATGTCAACCAACcaccaacaaagaaaaattgattctttGAAGGATCAATATGCAAGAGCTTTGCAAACTCTAAATGAATCACTTTGACAATTCCAGACTCAAAATTGAACAACTAGCTTACTgtgtttggtttatatatttaggAGATTGTGTGATTAGGCAAGTAATTCTTGTGAAAataagatttgtttgtgtttgtttcaaTCTGCTCTGCtgacaaaaatatttaaaagctcAGACTTGAAAGTATGGATAGACCAGTTCCTCCTAGGTGTCAAGTTTGCAGCCTCAGACGTAGAGGTCGTTGAAGATTTTTCAATCAACAGCACTTTGTACGCAACTTGGTTATCTGGTTCGATCTGTTTGCAGATTATACACCATCACGTTGAACAATAGTTCCCACCTAGACatcatatttattaatattacgTAACAAAACTGCGCTttttattgagattgaagaaaatcatatttttatacatcAACATagatgtattttttaaaaataatatttttatacatcatatttataaatcaaatttcacacattatattttttaaaaataatattttatacattatactttttataaaatatattttcaaaaaaatattttaaaagatcatatttttaaacatcatatattttaaatcatatttttatatattatttttttataaataatactcttgaacataatatttatacattatatttttatacattatatttttttgttttcaaaatttatttctatttcagattttcattttttactaaaaatcgaacttaactaaaataaaaatttggacTTTTGTTTGTCTACATAAAGTTTGTGTCAATCTAATAATGAGATACAACAGTATGGCAATTGACCCAATTTTGGGTCAATTTAGTgtattttcacataaattaaaggAAAACCACCAAAGctaattaatttaaatcacACTCTATATCTTGCACTGATGGTGTCCATTTATTGTCTCCAATAGAGTCTATCTATGAGTCTCTGAAAAATGCAGAGGATATTTCTCAAACTCATCGAGGGTGAAGTCTGAACTAGAACTGAATTGGAGTTTTGGTTTGGAATTTGTAAGAGAAGCTGGAGTTTGGGTGTGGGATCGGACAGTTTTGTTCCCAACACACCATCTTGCTGTGAGTTCTTCCTCTGTTTAATCccattcctaaaccataaacatTGAAACAGATCACTGCACGTCTGCACCTAAAGATAAGTCTTAACTGTCCATCGAAACATCCATAAGTTAGATCTCTAGAAAACAGTTTGATATGTGAATAAGTGGAAACTGTTTTACCTTGGGATAGTCTTAGTACCTCTAATGGTGGAGAGAAAATAAATGTACTCTATACAAATctatgatgaacaaaattatgcCTATGGATTCCACCCCTGAACGCTTTACATGGTCTGCAGTTTTGCGGGTTTGCTGTCTTTGACTTTGAACAGGGTAGGTTCTTGTTGATGATGCCCACATGCATAGCAAGCAGAAATATAAATTGAGTTCTAAGCAGAAGGAATCCTGAAGACAATAACGAAGCTACATTTCAAGTAAAGAGAAGGAGAATCTAAGAACCTCGGGGATGAGTATTAGCGCTAATGAGTATGATAGATTGGATGTTTGACTTCTGTGTTGTTTGCATCATGTAAGCAGAGAACTGATTGTGTAAACTCAATGACATCAATTTGCATCCCGTGGAAAgggatttatgattttttcacACGTATGTTTGCTGCATGAACAAGAACTCCAGGAAGATAGGAATTAAGCCGAGCAAAAACACAAGACTTCTCAATCACTTCCCAATCACCAAAAGTTCCAGGAACATGAACTCCAAGAAGATAGGAACTCCAAGAAGAACTCCATGGCTTCATTGGGATTGCTGCGGGTAATCCGTTCATTGTATGTAACCCTAGCACGGGGAAATTCACTTACTTAACAGGGCTATGCACATCCTTTGGGATACGTTCCTCTTGATGATCAGTTCAAAGCATTAGACAGAGCAACCTGATTTTCTAGTGCACGAGGTTATAACACTTGAGGAGGAGAATCTTCATGGAAATAAGAATCTTGTGATTGTGTGTTTTGACGTTAAGACATGAGAGGAATAGTTTTATCAAAGCGCCTGTGGAAGTTGTGTGTTGGGACATATTGATAGAATACAAAGGGAAGTTTAGCTTCCATTGCAAGACACTCTTTTGCTGATTTGCACAGTTTTGATTTATGGGGGATACTAGAAGATGTGGATAAACATGATTGGTCCAAGCAAACATTTAAGCTTCCCTTCCCTTATGAGTAAAcccaaattattattattattattaaaaaaaaaaaacaaaaatctcccaaaatcacCCTAAGATTTTCCTTTAATCTCACTAAATTTAATCACAAACTaacttttccttcttcttaaaataaaaagtctACAATTTcaccaaattattaaaaaaaaaactcacttaaacctcacaaaaatctaaaatttcctAAATTCCATAAAACTCTCTAAATttccttaattaataattaccaATTTGATGAGGacacaaagaacaaaataaaaaggaaatattgtcATATATAAACAGAGAACTACTGAAATTCTCTTCAACCCTAAACAGAGAACTACTGAAATTCTCTTCATCTCCCATCACCAAATTGAAGATCTAAAAACTATTCAGAACACCTAATCTCAAATTCAGATTCTAAAACTATGAGTTTACCAGGTACGCTTTCGTTATTACAGAGCTTCAAGTTTTATGGAATCATCATAAACTACTTTTTTGCCGTATTCCTCTGTTGCCTCCTAATTATAGGaatttgttttcatgttttgcGAATTTGCCGggggttttttgttttcttctttctttgtggTGCGATTGACTCGGTTAATTGGTTACTGCAGATCCAATTGCGAATGTTGAAGAAAAAGTTACGGTGAAGAGTTTAGACCTAAAACCTCTTTGTGATGAggtttgtttgtcttcttttgtgaattcttcatttatttgtagttatataatatgagttttgattaatttcttttgtgttctttgtatCTTATGCTTCAGGTTAAAGAGTATTTCGCTGGAAGGTCGATTTCAGAGAAAACACTCGAGAGAAATCGGGTTATGCAGAAAATCATAGGTGGTGAGGTACGTACCCCCTTACCATCTTATTCTTCTTCCCAAAGTTTGACTTGGGCACTCATTGCAATTACAAGTTAGATTCTTGTCTTAAGGAGGATGCTTGGTTCTGGTCCCGTACGTGTGTGTCTAGCTAGGACGACtctgttattatatatttacgTTCTTACCTCTAATTTCTTGCTACATTAATGGCAGATTGTGATTGCTTTTACGTATTGGGAAAGAGAGGAGCTTGTGACTTGCAAGTACCGGTGGTATCTAACTAGGAAGTTCAGTCTGGTAATTCACGTCATACAAATTCCCTTCTCTTAATATATATAGCTAGGGAAGCATTACATGCATTATGAACAACTCTCACatactttcttttttactttgaatTCACTTCAGGAAAGGAAAACATGGGTAGCACGGAGGATCTTGTATGGGGTTGATGACATAGAACAAGCATCTGAAATCATTATAGTATGTCTTCTCTTCCGTACGTTCAtctcctttatatatatacatgatgaTCATATGATCGATCGACGAACTTTACTGTGAACTTTTGTATATTATAGGTTGAAGGGGAATCTGATAAACTTGCAATGGAAGAGGCTGGTTTTCTCAATTGTGTCTCTGTTCCTGATGGAGCTCCAGATTGTGTTTCTTCAAAGCCAGTCCCACCTGAATCCAAGGTTTGCCTTGGTCTTGTTCTatgtttcatactttttttttttgctttctttccaTTCTCTCTTATTTGGTTCCTTAATCATTTTACTGTTTCTGTGATGTTAGGACAAGAGCTTTAAGTATCTATGGAATTGCAATGACTATTTGAAAAAGGtttgtgaaaattttgtttttttctggtttgatgtGATATTATTGGTATATACAAACATCTCAAATGATTTCTCTATTTCGTAGGCGTCTCGGATTGTTATTGCTACTGATGGAGATGTACCTGGTCACTGTCTGGCTGAAGAACTTGCACGGCGTTTGGGGAAAGAAAGATGTTGGCGTGTCAAGTGGCCCAAGAAAAGTGATGAGGATAAACATTTCAAAGATGCAAACGAGGTCagattatattttatgaaatcgCTTTTCGTGGTTACTTTTGGTTTAAACGACCAacaatgagttttttttttacttatgatttgttttatcaGGTGCTTATGTCTATGGGACCTCATGTACTCAAGGAAGCTGTTCTAAATGCTGAGCCATACCCTATTCTATAGAAGGATTTGAAGAGACATGATGACTTCTAATCATAGAATACATGGACACAAGTACGGTGTTTCAATGGGGTGTAAGAGTTGAAGTCATGCACTTAATTTCTTTAACAATGGGACGGCAGTACACCGAACCTTTAAGATAGATATTAGTGGCAGCGCACATTCTATAAACCAATGTGATAACTGACAATGGTATAtagtaatttttgtttgtttaaataagaaatttagattCTAATCGAGAAGTTATATAGTTGTTTCCGCGCTGGTACACTAAAACACCAAAACTATAAAAGCTGGACATCTTAGTCCGTAAAGaccaaaactgtaaaatttgGTTTCGGACCGTTCATTTTTTCGCATATCAAAATCAGGAGGGATGAGTGATTTGATGTGTGAGTCACAGTAAAATCTTTGTGGATTTGATATAACATAACACTTTTGGATAAAAGCAAACGGATTTACATTAGTTAAGAGGACAATTAACCAATGATTAAACTCTACCGCTAATGTAGAAACTACTACAAGAAACAAATTAGAAACAGACACAACCAGGCAAGTTAAGAATTTGGACATTCGAGCCTCTGGATAAAATCGAAGCTAGTTCATCAGATCTGCTCACAACAACTTATTTAGGTCTCGAGAAAtcctagggtttctcaagatGCATTCTTCGGCTTTTAGGACTTGAACCATTTCCCTAGGAACCACACACACTTCTTCTGTTGATAGCTTTTCCTGAATTCCTTGAGACGCAAGCAAAAACTGCATTTCTCTTCCCACCTTTGAACTCTCCCAAGTctgcaaaattaaaacaaatgttGCATAAGTTATAAAATAGATAGATTCGGTGGAGATTCATTTGGATTCATGTTTTATCTTTATACCTGCACATTGGTCTGCTTTAGTTGAAAAATCTCAATTTGAGCCTGCAAGAACTTGACATATTTAGCTGCGGCTTGGAACATTTCGGCAGTGTTGTGTTTCTGGCTTCCAGGGATCAGTTTTCCGAGCTCATGAGTCTTCTctgtgattcttcttctcctctttcttgcTGCGATGCTCTGAGCAGAAAGCTCCGGTTTCTTGGTATCACATTTATCACTCCACCCCACTTTGAATGCCGGAGAGAAGTCAGGAACAAGAAACTCGGAAAAGTTTGAAGTCTCGGTGATGAAGGAATCCAAGAGATTAGGATTAGGGCTCGGAAAGAAAGGGTCGTTAGTGTTGAAATGAAAGCTGGAGTTAATGAGCTTTTGGTGTTTTGGCGTGGGGAAGAAGGCATCTAAGTCCTGTGACTCGTTGAAGACTTCGGTTTTAGGGCTAGGGAGAAAGATGTCTTGGGGAGGAAGAAACGGCTCGTAGAAGTGACTGAACTCGCAGAGAGACGGTGAAAGAGCTTCTTCGAGATGCAATGGCTGATGCAGTTGATGTTGCGGCTGTGCTTGAAAGAAGAAAGTGTCGAGTTCAGGGATAAAACAATCCTCAAGCTGGATTGCATCTGAGTTGGAAAAGTAGCTTAAGCAGTCCATTAGAGacgaaagagatgatgaatatAGCAAATGAAGAATGTGAAGCAATCAGGAGCAGTTACTGATGGGGAAGTTTTGGATAACTGAGTAATTAAGAAGACTTAATTAGCTTTAAGCCTTTAACTAATTAAGCTTAGTGTAGTAAACGCagaaaacaaaggaaaaggACAAGAGAAGATATATGATACGAGAGGATCAAAGAttctgtcttttgttttcttgaagtGAAGTAAGACTTCAGGTTGTAATTAATTTGTAACTTCACTGACTTAACCGTCACGGAAATAtatatgaaagagagagaagttaaGGTTTTGGCGAGGATTAAGGAGGGGTTATAGTGGGTTTAGAATTAGCGTAACCACCTCCTTAGTATTAGGCCttgttttttctaaattattttcttaaacactaaattcaagaaattattatattgtaGGATTGAACCTAAATCCtaccataaatatatatatagtgtgttCGAAGAGTTTTGGTGATCATGACCTAGACTAAAAATTTGTGTATAGTGCTTGCTTCTATTATGAAAGTAGTGTTAATCAAACTTTGTGATTGATTGTAGAAAATGTGTACAATAATCATAGTTTGAAAAGATGCAtcattcattatttttcatacaCACATTGTCTCTAACTGATCTTCATATTAATTTGGATTAAAATTCTAATACCTAATACGGTCCTTTTGGTTATCGTAATTGTGTTGCCTAATTTTcttcactaaaaaaaatatacctaATTTTATGATTCTTCCAAATCTAcacatttgatatttttagtaattcttttttatatattttgaagtaATTTATCAAAAGCAATACTAAACTACACCTTAGATTTTTTTGGAGACTTTTGTGATCTAATTCAAAATTATGGttcaataatttaaaattttttcgtaaattttttttaaaaattgattattCTAAAATTTCACATAAACTAGGAAAACCActtatctttaattaattaataaagtgTTAATAAAGTGTTAATAAAGTGTTAAACGTTAAGCGGACATCTCTTCAAGGAATTTGAAGAGAGCATCGACTGACAATTCTTTCCAAAAAGTCGTGGCTGTCCATCTCTTCTACAAGCTAGAAGAGTTCGGACGAAATATTAATTGAGGTGAAATACTTTTTTCCACTAGgaatacataattttaatgaTTATGAATGTTTACTGACTTTGTAGAATGATGAAAAGGAAGAGATTCTTGTAGTTGAAGTCATTTAGGAGTAACCACTATAATTACATTTGCGGCTGTAATTATATAAACTCGAAACTTCAAAGACTATCTTATCTTAATTTTATGTAGTtgtaaaagtaaataattttcttaaacaaataGCAAAAAATCACTAGATAGATGTctagtaaaagagagaaaattatTGACTTTTTAGGCTTTTATTCACTTTGGCAATATGGATCTAGCCGGACTAATTCGATGGATGAACAAATCTCTTCATTTTATCAACCCAttacttaaaagaaaagaaacaaataactcAAGCCAAAACCCAAAATACGATGTGGTCTTGCGCAACTCAGTTGTCCTATCAAAATTGAAATCTCATTTTATGCTTTAGCATGTCACCAGTTAGGCAGTTACTCAGTTAGTGTATCTTCATTGAATAAATTTGTGTGTCCGacgataatttatttattttaagtgaTAGTACTAATTTATTATTGTGATCTCTAAAGCAATTAATTAAGTAAAGTAAATTGAGATatatttatcttattattttagcGTTTATATTTTCCGGTGGTGCGATTGACTCGGTAAAAGAGTGAGCTACGGTTTTAGCGGCTAAAGTTGAGATTGGTATTCCACGTTGCTACCTCTTTGACTTTGCCGCCAAGTATCTATAACCCCACTAATTACATATGGGCCAGGCCCAAACTATAACACGCGTTCCCTTTCCCACGTGTCACACTCGCTTTGACTTTGTCGCCAAGtctttttttccataaaatGGGTCGAAATAAATGCAACAGGCCTGAAGCAACGATTAATGGGCCTTTATAATAGAAAGCCCATTTATATCAAAAGAGAGcagaaatcaaaatcttcttcttctcttcttcttcctccatatGACACAGAGACAGAGGAgggaaagaagcagaagaagaacccCTAAAACCCTTGAGCAACCACTATGAATAGCTGAAGAGTTATTTCAGTCAATCAATACTTCGAGATGCGATTTTTGCTTCGTCTACCACAAACCCACCTGCGGAAACTCTCTTGCTCGATGTCTGTACTCATGGGTTCCAAACAATTCCTCGAGTTTtgccttcttccttcttttgccgtatcctcttcttcttcttcgtcgtcttctccttcttatTCCCCTGGTAGGCAACTCTCTTCCGTCTCTAGACGATTACTTCCGGTTTTGGCCTCGAGACCCGTGTCCAAAAACAGTCCTTTTCACCAAAGGACCAATGGTTTATCATCTTACACTTCAATCTCCAGGGTTCCAACTCCTGGTATGTGTTAGATGCTTGAGTTCTCTCTTCCGATTTCTGTATATCTTTCGAATTTTGGACATTTAGGGTTTCATTTTTAGTCATTTAGGATTCTATTATTGTTCCTATTGCTCCCCTTTTGCAGTTTCATGCTTCTTGTAATTGAGTCCTCTTGTGTTTCCATGTGTATGCAATTTAGTTTATTAGCTGCTTGCAATACAAAAATTGGTAGTTTACATGCGTTGAATCCCATCCTGGTACTCATTGGAATGAATCAGGAAGTAGCcctttgatttataaaaaatacagaAGTAGTAGTCTTCCCGATACAACAAGCTCTAATAATCCCAGCATTTTTCTGCTTTGTAGTTGTtcctgaagaagaagcagaCAAGAGGGCTGTTTCATCTAAATTAGTTACTTTGAGGCGTAAATTGGCGGAACAAGGAATTGATGCTCAAAATTGCCCTCCAGGACAATATAGTGGCTTGATATGTCCAACGGTATTCCTTTTAGAGTCTTTCTCATATCCCTATTTGATTAGTCATAAATTGAGTACTATGTGAATGTTGCTTTCATAGATGTTTGCTCTTTCTTGTTGGATTCTTGTTGAGTATCTGAAAAAAAGACTAATTTAGATTGTCGACTGTTGTTGTTGGTACATCAGTGTGGAGGTGGAGACTCTTTAGAGAAAAGCTTGTCACTTTTCATTGCCTCGGATGGGTATGCTATCTTGATATCTCATTAAttgagtttttggttttgaacttGCTTTGCATGAGACTGTAGTTAATCATGACTTTGTAGATCGTCAGCTACATGGAATTGCTTTCGGGGGAAGTGTGGGTTGAAAGGGGGAGTAAAGGTGAGCTGCGGTGGTTAAGTACAAATACGAGAccaacattttataaagtaatAATTGATTATAGTTTGAACTTATCCTCATTCCTGTTTGCAGGCGGATGGTAGGTTGCCATTTGCTGAGCCAAAAGAGAAGGTTGAAAGAAAAGTTACGGTGGACAGTTTAGAGTTAGAACCTCTCTGTGATGAGGTGCTTGTCTTCTTTTACATGTCTCTTTTGACATGcttattcttattctttcttCGGTGTCTACTGAACTTTCTGAACTCTTCgtttatatgagtttgataatattattgtattcttGGTTATGCTTCAGATTCAAGAGTATTTCGCTGCAAGAGCGATTTCAAGGAAAACGCTTGAGAGAAATCGGGTTATGCAGAAAAGAATAGGTGATCAGGTACCTTACGAGTATTCTTCTGAATTGGAGATTTATTTCTGTCTTAGGATTTTAAAGGACCTGTTACTGTCTTGATTGCAATTTAGAAATCCTGATTTATCGTGTTACATTCTTATTTATGGAACATGCTTGGTTCTGGTCCTGTGTGAATCTGTTGTTATTTTACTTACCTATAATTTCCTGTTAAATTATATGCGGCAGATTGTGATTGCTTTTACGTATTGGCAAAGAGGGGAGCTTGTGA encodes the following:
- the LOC104757453 gene encoding primase homolog protein-like; the encoded protein is MSLPDPIANVEEKVTVKSLDLKPLCDEVKEYFAGRSISEKTLERNRVMQKIIGGEIVIAFTYWEREELVTCKYRWYLTRKFSLERKTWVARRILYGVDDIEQASEIIIVEGESDKLAMEEAGFLNCVSVPDGAPDCVSSKPVPPESKDKSFKYLWNCNDYLKKASRIVIATDGDVPGHCLAEELARRLGKERCWRVKWPKKSDEDKHFKDANEVLMSMGPHVLKEAVLNAEPYPIL
- the LOC104757454 gene encoding transcription factor bHLH52-like — encoded protein: MDCLSYFSNSDAIQLEDCFIPELDTFFFQAQPQHQLHQPLHLEEALSPSLCEFSHFYEPFLPPQDIFLPSPKTEVFNESQDLDAFFPTPKHQKLINSSFHFNTNDPFFPSPNPNLLDSFITETSNFSEFLVPDFSPAFKVGWSDKCDTKKPELSAQSIAARKRRRRITEKTHELGKLIPGSQKHNTAEMFQAAAKYVKFLQAQIEIFQLKQTNTWESSKVGREMQFLLASQGIQEKLSTEEVCVVPREMVQVLKAEECILRNPRISRDLNKLL